The Electrophorus electricus isolate fEleEle1 chromosome 8, fEleEle1.pri, whole genome shotgun sequence genome contains the following window.
TATTACAATCATTTTTGCTAAGCATGCTTATATAGGCatctaataaaattattaacGAAAGTATTATCTTCATAGATGAAATCCAACTACGAAAGCCTCGAGACAAATAGCATGGCTTTGTTACGGAAGACCTTCGGTCGTCTTCCAGGAGTTTGCAGGCATTTAAAAAGAAGGAGAATAACAATTATGGTATTTCTATGCTCTCAAAGGCAATAAGTCGCTGTTGCTAGATAAACAAAAATCTTGGCTGTATAGACGATATACTCCTCTTAACATAATCACACAATGCATTCACTGTACGCTTCAGCAACACCTAGTGGATTAAAATCAAAGTAAGGAAGGGCACGTTCTATGTagtatttttggttttggtgtttgtgtagATGACGCTCACACAGTATTTCGGCAAAAACTATATTGCACATATTCATCATATGTTCTCTGTATCTTTTCCTCTCCACAGTGCAACACTGGAAGTTATTGTCCCGTATTAAGAAACTCTCAGCATGGCCACGTCTGCTCTTGTGCTAAAGGATCAAGGTGTACTCACTTTTTCCTAAAGAGTTTTTAATCTAACATTGCTTTGCTATTGctggaaaatgtaaaacacttaTTCTCATGTAGAGATACCAAGTGTTTGTACTTTAGTCAAGGGATATCAAAGACTTAAAAAATACATAGCATATAGACTATATTTACTTTATTCCCCAGTTCTCCTTTTAGATACAGAGAATAAGAAAGTTCTCacatttttcataaaaatacattattgaGTTTGGGAGGACCACTAAAACTGGCCAAGGAAGAAAATCTTAGTCAAGAGCATGCAGTTTTCTTTAGTTATAATCTTGTGCagcaacaaaaaagacaaaacatgtCATAACTCTTGCAAGCTTGCCTTACACTGATGGACCATGCAAGACCAGATGGGTACGgtgttcaaaataaataaaatcagctgTAAACCAGAAAATACATGTCTCTATTCATTATCAATTACCTagtttaaaaatgcaacatttgtGTTAGCATACtgcatatttttacatttttgtcataTATAGATTTAAAAGAGGGCTGAGTTTTAGATTAAGGAAAGTCAGTAGCAGCAGTGATGCCTGGCATGTGTGTggatactgtaaaaaaaaatatgggaCACACGCTCACCCACACCATACACAAgacaaacagataaaaacataGTATAGAACCGAAAACTGCAAGATGAACAACCCAAACATTGgacttttgaaaataaatttgaGAACACCTCAAAGTGTAgatatgtaaatttaaaaagaagGGATGAGTTATCTCTGAAAATTGAAAGTAAAATTCTCTCAGGTTTAATTTGGGATTGAGCATACAATCATTCCTGGTTACatccctggtctctctctcgctgttttacacacagacaggtacgGTAAGGGGAGATGTGATTAGGTGCCATTTTAGGTGTGATTATATTGGAAATTATGGCAAATCATATTTTGCAAAATTAAAGGCatggaccacacacacctaaaaagcacatagtattttaaaaaataattacaaacttACATACTCTGCTTGTACATAGGACAACAcattttgtctgtttgattTTGATGCTAATCCCCCTATTCAATTTCTTGAGCTTCACAGTTAAAAGGAGATTACTGTAGAAATAGCACGAACAATCTGGGGAAAGGGTCAATTTCTTATGGAAGCAGCAAACTGTTGTCTACATTTAATGtcagaaagaaaaggaacattGTGTCCTCTCAGCCAGAAACACTGTGCATGAATGTCCAACGTCCACAATCCATGTGACGCATGTATCCTGTGAGGTGAACTGGTTACAACAGCTGTGCTCTAACACTGAATCTTTGCTGAAAACCATGGAGCACTTAACCTCTTGGTCATATTTCTGCAGCAGTCTTTAATACCATACTAAATAGATTCTATCTGCCGGCGAACCTTTTCCGAGGCTTGGCGGTCTAAGGATTGTTGTCGGATAACCACTAACAGTGCAAAGACAACAGTGAGCCCCAACATGGCACCCTCAAATTTCCAGAAGAGGTGCTCCTCCATCACTGCAGAGCGGCAGCTACCatgaacaaagagagaaagacagagtggaTGATCACATAACTTAACTACAACAAAAGTTTTTAAGGACACTACAGTAGCTCACTCTTAGTGctaaacagaaacaacaaaaaagcaagacTGAAAGGGGCACTCACCTTTTGTACTCATCTTTGTTGGACTTGGTGCAGTTAATCCTTTCCACATATCCTGTCTGGCTGCAGGCCACTATCCTCTTCTGGAGAGATTATGAGGGGCCAGGGGGCATCACACAAGACAAAGAAACTGTAAGCATCTTTACAGTATGTGCTGAGTAGAATCAAAGCAAAAATGCTGAGTGATCCCTCTgggaaaatgcacacaaattaTAAGGGTTACAATAGATATTATATAtctgcttatttaaaaatggtTCTCACCGCTTGAAAACCATTACACATGGTGCATTCTGTAGCAACAACAAACTCTTCCATTTGCCAACATGGCATGGTCACCACCTTTGTTCCTGCAATTCAGAAACAAATAGCAGCATTACAAACATGTAGATTTTATTTCCAACTGGGTTGTAAGAGTTTTAGTGTGCTCTAGATAGGCTTCTTTGTGATTAAGAGTATGGCCATTGGTAAGACATCTTCATGTACCTGTGGTTTTCTCTTCACTGAGAAGAGCTGCACCGAACACTCTGAAAATACATTACAGAAAGGTGTAGAAGGCAAAGATAAACATCACAAATATCAGAACTCAAGCTCCTGTAGTATCCACCTCTCCATGTTACACAGTAGGGAGCCAGAAACGAATCATTCATCAGTCTACATCATAATAACATTGCATATTTTCTACTAACCTGAATGACACCAATCCCCAAAAGAGCGCGTGGAGTGCCAGAACTCTGGGTTTGAAACACGACATCGGAATCCTACAGTCACTCTCCATCCCTCCGATCCACGTCCACACAAACGACGATGaagctttataaatatttcagcGCTTCATGTAAGCTTTCCTGAACCTGGTAAAAAACGAGCACCTTAAACACACATGATTTAAGGGAGGTGAGTTATGTCGAAGCTCCctacacaaaacaaatgaacaaacgaTAGTTGGACAGCTGTCATATGTTgataaataattttcaaaaataaagtagttagctaactagttagctaagctagctaactatatGACGCATGGTATTTGTGTGAGATATtacttttttcacattttatataGCCAGCTGGCTAAATTAAGTTAAGTTATCACGAGAGACAGCAAAAACTCGATTTAGTAAACAACTGTTAGGCTGCTAAAAccatagctagctagcgttacaTTGCTAAGTTAGGTGGCTAGCGTTAACAACCTAAAAGAGGTTGGTGGTTGTTGTAATTATAAATGGCAAGAACCCCGTTTTAGGACTAAGACCTACGACGGACTAGGCACCTAAATCATCTAATTAGTCAGCTACAAATTGTCTATCAACAAAGAATGAAGCTCCTAAACATATCGGTttattagctagccagctagcctaGCAGATGACCCtggttagctatcttagctagctaccGTAGCTGGTTAAGAGTCCTTATATTACCTTATATTACAATTACCAGCCACTGCTTCTTTTATCACGAAAAATCTCGATGTCAGTGATTTCgaatgtttaaaaatagccACGTTAGATCGCGTGACAGTTCATAACTCAGATGGTTTGCCTAATAAATACTTAGCTATAtactttatttacacaaaactgAGGACGTGACTATCCGCCATTTTGAACATCAGCGTTGTTGTGACGTCATATTAACGGAAACGGGGCGttgtttcagaaaataaatattacatcgCCGCCTAGTGGCTGGATTTATGGCCAACATGCATTGGGGttaaaatgtgtgcaaaatTGGTTACAGTATGGTtgcatcattttcatttccAAATTTCATGAAATTCAGTTTCCTGACTAAAATCGAATTTAACCTCATAGCAGTATCCCACTCGCAGAGGATGAGCagtgtttcctgcatgtagCGCAGCAGCTGAAACCATTTTGCAATTATTGAGAGTGGTGAGCAGACCctaacatttatttacttgtttattaaGCTTTTAAGGCTAGCTAGAATTGTAAACGTGCAATTGCCCGCACTGGTCAGTCTTAGCTGTAGGGTGTATTGTTTAAGACTGTATAGTTTAATATATCTGGTTTAACGGCATCAACATGTAGTATCTCGACTTCAATACTAAGTTTTAGGCACTGAGGCATTATAATCAAAATGGAACCAATCTAATAACAAAATGAGTCATGATATCGCTAATAATTCTAATTAACACATAGGCAGCGTGTTGAAAGTCATCTGTAACATCTGTAAATAGTTTGCGATTCAGATTTTCTTAGACAAAATCTggatttattgttattttttacaATCATATCAGATTAAACATACATGTCATAGAGCAAATTATCTATCACATTAGCAGTTAACAATCATGTCAATGGACAGCAATAAATGAAATAtcataaatgtttgaaattACCTTGGTGTActtaaaaagacaaatgatgACAGATAGAAAGttgaatgagacagagagaataaaaaactgaaaggaagagaaaaataaatagaaaaccaaacaaggaaagaaagaataaaaagcaaaagtaaaagtgaaaaataataaaagtgaaATGTACATTGTGAGAGGAAAATATTGACCACACATGAATCTGTGCAGGTGCAAATGTGATTAAGTAGAAAACTCCTTTTGAATTCTGTGTACTCCAGTTCAGTCCATTTAGAATTATTTAATAATGCCATGATAAGTAACCAAAACCATTGCTTAGGTCCACAATTGTATCGTAAACATCCCAGTGTGCTCTAACTAGATAAGGCAGAAGAGTTGTTTCCACTACCTCTCCTGCCATGCTTTTTGTTTACCCAAATTGGCTGCAGTGCTTCTTATAAGATGGATACCCCCTTCCCAAGTTACATGCATAGATATTGATAGGTGGTCATGCACAAAGACTAAAGTCTTCTATCTCAATCACTTCTGTGCAGGATAGCCTAACTGCTTTTAAATCTCTATGGGGCAAGGCAAATATGTCAGACAATTTCCGGTGGGTAATTCACAGGGAAATATAATATGTGACATTTTGGATCCACTAATGTCTCATTCCATCACATGCCTTTTGAATTAGGGTAATTAGACCTTAACCAAGGTATAAAAAGCTATCACACTGAAGAAAAAGGTTTCTGGGTGGGGATTTCAGAAACTAGGGTAAGCAAGTAATATAAGATAGAGGTGACACCAGAACCTGTAGCATTTTTGTTAGGTTCCTTTAGGGATACACCATTTAATTTTGTCTGAGGTACATGCAGAGTGAAAACATGGGCTgcaagacagaaagggagaatgCTTTAAACAGGGAATAGGGCATCTAAACAGCCTCTATGACTACAGGCACTAAAAAAGAATGATAAGATGCTGCCTTATGCTATTATTCCTCATAAACACCTTAAGGTCTTCCACTAACATGCACTTTAATGCTGTTATTTTATCAAAGGAATATTCATGTAATTTCTAGTtctatttcttttatttgttatttttgcacAGTGTGCTGTTGAGAGACAGCTGAGTGACAGGGAGCTGTACCTGAATCTGTGCAGAAAGCACTGCCGCAAGTTAGCACAGCGTGCGACTGAACTTAGATCATCACACAAAACCTGGATATGAGACTTTCTTCCCATCCTGAGTCAGGTTTTGTGCCCATGATACTCAGTTGTACAGCTTGGGGCCGTCATGCTGAACTGTCCTTTAATATACCCTGGAGAATGACGGGGACAGTAGGACAGCATTCGAAGGTTATGGATTGCAGCACATTTGAATATTCAGTGACACCTTGTGGCACAAAAGATGCTGCATCAGCCcaaagtttaaaaataagacagagaaagaaaatgtaaagtcCAAGCTTGATTCAGATTTATTTGGAAACTGAATCCCTGGTCTCAGAAAAATAGTCTCTCTGGAAGTTTTTTGattcaaacaaattaaaaacaaataacccAAAAACCTTACTGATATTATGATGTcaagaaataaaatgtgcaaaatatgcacaaaattaTATATCTACAATTGCTTGGCTTTTATAAAAGAGACTGGAGAGGAGATAGTAAGTGAGACAGTTTTTAGTGGTCAAGTAACAGTTCTCAATCTCTTTTCTTTTGgaagacagaaaagcagagatACCAGATTTTGGCATGCCTCTGTGAAAAGCTTAGGTCTTGCTTTGTAAATTTGCTCACCTTCAGATCAAGTGTCTAGCTGTCCTCTAATGCTCTCTTTTGTAGGGTATTCTACCCCAAACACTTAGCAATATATCTATGAAATCGAATGGTCTAGTAGTAGTAAATCAAGAGGATTGAACTTGTGTTATACAATCTTGAAGATATATTTGAAGACGTTTCACCACTCATCCAAGTGTCTCCATCACTTCAAGTTTATACCAGattc
Protein-coding sequences here:
- the jtb gene encoding protein JTB gives rise to the protein MESDCRIPMSCFKPRVLALHALFWGLVSFRVFGAALLSEEKTTGTKVVTMPCWQMEEFVVATECTMCNGFQAKRIVACSQTGYVERINCTKSNKDEYKSCRSAVMEEHLFWKFEGAMLGLTVVFALLVVIRQQSLDRQASEKVRRQIESI